Proteins found in one Cervus canadensis isolate Bull #8, Minnesota chromosome 24, ASM1932006v1, whole genome shotgun sequence genomic segment:
- the DNAJB2 gene encoding dnaJ homolog subfamily B member 2 isoform X4 yields MASYYEILDVPRSASADDIKKAYRKKALQWHPDKNPDNKEFAEKKFKEVAEAYEVLSDKHKREIYDLYGREGLTGAGTGPSRAEAGSGGPGFTFTFRSPEEVFREFFGSGDPFAELFDFSSSSFSFSPGAGAFRSISTSTTFVQGRRITTRRIMENGQERVEVEEDGQLKSVTINGIPDDLALGLELSRREQQQSVTSRSGATQVRQTPVSRPPDGSLSEEDEDLQLAMAYSLSEMEAAGKKPADVF; encoded by the exons ATGGCATCCTACTACGAGATCCTAGACGTACCGCGAAGTGCGTCCGCTGATGACATCAAAAAGGC GTATAGGAAGAAGGCATTACAGTGGCACCCAGACAAGAACCCAGATAATAAAGAGTTTGCTGAGAAGAAATTCAAGGAGGTGGCCGAGGCGTATGAAGTGCTGTCCGACA AGCATAAGCGTGAGATCTACGACCTCTATGGCCGGGAAGGGCTGACTGGGGCAG GAACTGGCCCGTCTCGTGCAGAAGCTGGTAGTGGCGGGCCTGGTTTCACCTTCACCTTCCGCAGCCCAGAGGAGGTCTTCCGGGAGTTCTTCGGGAGCGGAGACCCTTTTGCAGAGCTCTTTG ATTTCTCCTCCTCGTCTTTCTCCTTCAGTCCTGGGGCTGGTGCTTTTCGTTCCATCTCTACATCCACCACCTTTGTCCAAGGACGCCGCATCACCACACGCAG GATCATGGAGAACGGGCAGGAGCGGGTAGAAGTGGAGGAGGATGGACAGCTGAAGTCCGTCACAATCAATG GTATCCCAGACGACCTGGCCCTGGGCTTGGAGCTGAGCCGCCGTGAGCAGCAGCAGTCTGTCACCTCCAGGTCAGGGGCCACGCAGGTCCGGCAGACCCCTGTGTCACGACCCCCCGACGGCAGCCTCTCTGAGGAGGACGAGGACCTGCAGCTTGCCATGGCTTACAGCCTGTCAGAGATGGAGGCAGCTGGGAAGAAACCGGCAG ATGTGTTCTGA
- the DNAJB2 gene encoding dnaJ homolog subfamily B member 2 isoform X1 → MASYYEILDVPRSASADDIKKAYRKKALQWHPDKNPDNKEFAEKKFKEVAEAYEVLSDKHKREIYDLYGREGLTGAGTGPSRAEAGSGGPGFTFTFRSPEEVFREFFGSGDPFAELFDDLGPFSELQNRGSRHSGPFFTFSSSFPGHSDFSSSSFSFSPGAGAFRSISTSTTFVQGRRITTRRIMENGQERVEVEEDGQLKSVTINGIPDDLALGLELSRREQQQSVTSRSGATQVRQTPVSRPPDGSLSEEDEDLQLAMAYSLSEMEAAGKKPAGGRGAQRRRQGQPKAQNHDPGVREPHEGARGDTAKPSPSPEEKAARCLIL, encoded by the exons ATGGCATCCTACTACGAGATCCTAGACGTACCGCGAAGTGCGTCCGCTGATGACATCAAAAAGGC GTATAGGAAGAAGGCATTACAGTGGCACCCAGACAAGAACCCAGATAATAAAGAGTTTGCTGAGAAGAAATTCAAGGAGGTGGCCGAGGCGTATGAAGTGCTGTCCGACA AGCATAAGCGTGAGATCTACGACCTCTATGGCCGGGAAGGGCTGACTGGGGCAG GAACTGGCCCGTCTCGTGCAGAAGCTGGTAGTGGCGGGCCTGGTTTCACCTTCACCTTCCGCAGCCCAGAGGAGGTCTTCCGGGAGTTCTTCGGGAGCGGAGACCCTTTTGCAGAGCTCTTTG ATGACCTGGGCCCCTTCTCAGAGCTTCAGAACCGGGGTTCCCGACACTCGGGCCCTTTCttcaccttctcttcctccttccctgggcACTCTG ATTTCTCCTCCTCGTCTTTCTCCTTCAGTCCTGGGGCTGGTGCTTTTCGTTCCATCTCTACATCCACCACCTTTGTCCAAGGACGCCGCATCACCACACGCAG GATCATGGAGAACGGGCAGGAGCGGGTAGAAGTGGAGGAGGATGGACAGCTGAAGTCCGTCACAATCAATG GTATCCCAGACGACCTGGCCCTGGGCTTGGAGCTGAGCCGCCGTGAGCAGCAGCAGTCTGTCACCTCCAGGTCAGGGGCCACGCAGGTCCGGCAGACCCCTGTGTCACGACCCCCCGACGGCAGCCTCTCTGAGGAGGACGAGGACCTGCAGCTTGCCATGGCTTACAGCCTGTCAGAGATGGAGGCAGCTGGGAAGAAACCGGCAGGTGGGCGGGGGGCACAGCGACGACGGCAGGGGCAGCCCAAGGCCCAGAACCACGATCCGGGAGTGCGGGAGCCCCATGAGGGTGCAAGGGGTGACACAGCCAAACCCAGCCCCTCTCCGGAGGAGAAGGCCGCTCGCTGCCTCATCCTCTGA
- the LOC122426664 gene encoding tubulin alpha-1D chain yields MRECISVHVGQAGVQIGNACWELYCLEHGIQPDGQMPSDKTIGGGDDSFNTFFSETGAGKHVPRAVFVDLEPTVIDEVRTGTYRQLFHPEQLITGKEDAANNYARGHYTIGKELIDLVLDRIRKLADQCTGLQGFLIFHSFGGGTGSGFTSLLMERLSVDYGKKSKLEFSIYPAPQVSTAVVEPYNSILTTHTTLEHSDCAFMVDNEAIYDICRRNLDIERPTYTNLNRLIGQIVSSITASLRFDGALNVDLTEFQTNLVPYPRIHFPLATYAPVISAEKAYHEQLSVAEITNACFEPANQMVKCDPRHGKYMACCLLYRGDVVPKDVNAAIATIKTKRTIQFVDWCPTGFKVGINYQPPTVVPGGDLAKVQRAVCMLSNTTAIAEAWARLDHKFDLMYAKRAFVHWYVGEGMEEGEFSEAREDMAALEKDYEEVGMDSVEGEGEEEEGDEY; encoded by the exons ATG CGTGAGTGCATCTCAGTCCACGTGGGGCAGGCCGGCGTGCAGATTGGCAATGCCTGCTGGGAGCTCTACTGCTTGGAACATGGGATCCAACCAGATGGGCAGATGCCCAGTGACAAGACCATCGGGGGAGGGGACGACTCCTTCAACACCTTCTTTAGTGAAACTGGGGCTGGAAAACATGTGCCCCGGGCAGTGTTTGTGGATCTGGAGCCCACTGTGATCG ATGAGGTTCGGACGGGCACGTACCGCCAGCTCTTCCATCCAGAGCAGCTCATCACTGGCAAAGAGGATGCTGCCAATAACTATGCCCGAGGCCATTACACCATTGGAAAAGAGCTCATTGACCTGGTGCTGGACCGGATTCGGAAGCTG GCTGACCAGTGCACAGGACTCCAAGGGTTCCTCATCTTCCACAGCTTTGGAGGGGGCACCGGCTCTGGCTTCACCTCACTGCTGATGGAGCGGCTCTCTGTTGATTATGGCAAGAAATCCAAGCTGGAGTTCTCCATCTACCCAGCCCCTCAGGTGTCCACGGCTGTGGTCGAGCCCTACAACTCCATCCTGACCACCCACACCACCCTGGAGCACTCAGATTGTGCCTTCATGGTGGACAACGAGGCCATCTATGACATCTGTCGCCGCAACCTGGACATCGAGCGCCCGACTTACACCAACCTCAACCGCCTCATCGGCCAGATCGTCTCCTCCATCACAGCCTCCCTGCGCTTTGATGGCGCCCTCAACGTGGACCTGACGGAGTTCCAGACCAACCTGGTGCCCTACCCTCGCATCCATTTCCCCCTGGCCACCTATGCACCAGTCATCTCTGCAGAGAAGGCCTACCACGAGCAGCTGTCGGTGGCAGAGATCACCAACGCCTGCTTTGAGCCTGCCAACCAGATGGTGAAGTGTGATCCCCGCCACGGCAAGTACATGGCCTGCTGCCTGCTGTACCGTGGAGATGTGGTGCCCAAGGACGTCAACGCTGCCATCGCTACCATCAAGACCAAGCGCACCATCCAGTTCGTGGACTGGTGCCCCACGGGCTTCAAGGTTGGTATCAACTACCAGCCCCCCACTGTGGTGCCCGGGGGTGACCTGGCCAAGGTGCAGCGTGCCGTGTGCATGCTGAGCAACACGACCGCCATCGCTGAGGCCTGGGCCCGCCTGGACCACAAGTTCGACCTGATGTATGCCAAGAGGGCGTTTGTGCACTGGTACGTGGGCGAGGGCATGGAGGAGGGAGAGTTCTCCGAGGCCCGGGAGGATATggctgccctggagaaggattACGAGGAAGTGGGCATGGATagtgtggagggggagggagaagaggaggagggggacgaATACTAA
- the LOC122426544 gene encoding tubulin alpha-4A chain: MRECISVHVGQAGVQMGNACWELYCLEHGIQPDGQMPSDKTIGGGDDSFTTFFCETGAGKHVPRAVFVDLEPTVIDEIRNGPYRQLFHPEQLITGKEDAANNYARGHYTIGKEIIDPVLDRIRKLSDQCTGLQGFLVFHSFGGGTGSGFTSLLMERLSVDYGKKSKLEFSIYPAPQVSTAVVEPYNSILTTHTTLEHSDCAFMVDNEAIYDICRRNLDIERPTYTNLNRLISQIVSSITASLRFDGALNVDLTEFQTNLVPYPRIHFPLATYAPVISAEKAYHEQLSVAEITNACFEPANQMVKCDPRHGKYMACCLLYRGDVVPKDVNAAIAAIKTKRSIQFVDWCPTGFKVGINYQPPTVVPGGDLAKVQRAVCMLSNTTAIAEAWARLDHKFDLMYAKRAFVHWYVGEGMEEGEFSEAREDMAALEKDYEEVGIDSYEDEDEGEE; this comes from the exons ATG CGTGAATGCATCTCAGTCCATGTGGGGCAGGCAGGTGTCCAGATGGGCAATGCCTGCTGGGAGCTCTACTGTCTGGAACATGGAATTCAGCCGGATGGACAGATGCCCAGTGACAAGACCATTGGTGGAGGGGACGACTCCTTCACCACCTTCTTCTGTGAAACTGGTGCTGGAAAGCATGTGCCCCGGGCAGTTTTTGTGGATTTGGAGCCTACTGTAATTG ATGAGATCCGAAATGGCCCATACCGGCAACTCTTCCACCCTGAGCAGCTCATCACTGGGAAAGAGGATGCTGCTAACAACTATGCTCGTGGTCACTACACCATTGGCAAGGAAATCATTGACCCAGTACTGGACCGGATCCGCAAGCTG TCTGATCAGTGCACAGGACTTCAGGGCTTCCTGGTGTTCCACAGCTTTGGAGGGGGCACCGGCTCTGGCTTCACCTCACTGCTGATGGAGCGGCTCTCTGTTGATTATGGCAAGAAATCCAAGCTGGAGTTCTCCATCTACCCAGCCCCCCAGGTGTCCACGGCCGTGGTCGAGCCCTACAACTCCATCCTGACCACCCACACCACCCTGGAGCACTCAGATTGTGCCTTCATGGTGGACAACGAGGCCATCTATGACATCTGTCGCCGCAACCTGGACATCGAGCGCCCGACTTACACCAACCTCAACCGCCTCATCAGCCAGATCGTCTCCTCCATCACAGCCTCCCTGCGCTTTGACGGCGCCCTCAACGTGGACCTGACGGAATTCCAGACCAACCTGGTGCCCTACCCTCGCATCCACTTCCCCCTGGCCACCTATGCACCAGTCATCTCTGCAGAGAAGGCCTACCACGAGCAGCTGTCGGTGGCAGAGATCACCAACGCCTGCTTTGAGCCTGCCAACCAGATGGTGAAGTGTGATCCCCGCCACGGCAAGTACATGGCCTGCTGCCTGCTGTACCGTGGAGATGTGGTGCCCAAGGACGTCAACGCTGCCATCGCTGCCATCAAGACCAAGCGCAGTATTCAGTTCGTGGACTGGTGCCCCACGGGCTTCAAGGTTGGTATCAACTACCAGCCCCCCACTGTGGTGCCCGGGGGTGACCTGGCCAAGGTGCAGCGTGCCGTGTGCATGCTGAGCAACACGACCGCCATCGCTGAGGCCTGGGCCCGCCTGGACCACAAGTTCGACCTGATGTATGCCAAGAGGGCGTTTGTGCACTGGTACGTGGGCGAGGGCATGGAGGAGGGTGAGTTCTCCGAGGCCCGGGAGGATATggctgccctggagaaggattACGAGGAAGTGGGCATCGACTCCTATGAGGACGAGGATGAGGGAGAAGAATAG
- the DNAJB2 gene encoding dnaJ homolog subfamily B member 2 isoform X3 — protein MASYYEILDVPRSASADDIKKAYRKKALQWHPDKNPDNKEFAEKKFKEVAEAYEVLSDKHKREIYDLYGREGLTGAGTGPSRAEAGSGGPGFTFTFRSPEEVFREFFGSGDPFAELFDDLGPFSELQNRGSRHSGPFFTFSSSFPGHSDFSSSSFSFSPGAGAFRSISTSTTFVQGRRITTRRIMENGQERVEVEEDGQLKSVTINGIPDDLALGLELSRREQQQSVTSRSGATQVRQTPVSRPPDGSLSEEDEDLQLAMAYSLSEMEAAGKKPADVF, from the exons ATGGCATCCTACTACGAGATCCTAGACGTACCGCGAAGTGCGTCCGCTGATGACATCAAAAAGGC GTATAGGAAGAAGGCATTACAGTGGCACCCAGACAAGAACCCAGATAATAAAGAGTTTGCTGAGAAGAAATTCAAGGAGGTGGCCGAGGCGTATGAAGTGCTGTCCGACA AGCATAAGCGTGAGATCTACGACCTCTATGGCCGGGAAGGGCTGACTGGGGCAG GAACTGGCCCGTCTCGTGCAGAAGCTGGTAGTGGCGGGCCTGGTTTCACCTTCACCTTCCGCAGCCCAGAGGAGGTCTTCCGGGAGTTCTTCGGGAGCGGAGACCCTTTTGCAGAGCTCTTTG ATGACCTGGGCCCCTTCTCAGAGCTTCAGAACCGGGGTTCCCGACACTCGGGCCCTTTCttcaccttctcttcctccttccctgggcACTCTG ATTTCTCCTCCTCGTCTTTCTCCTTCAGTCCTGGGGCTGGTGCTTTTCGTTCCATCTCTACATCCACCACCTTTGTCCAAGGACGCCGCATCACCACACGCAG GATCATGGAGAACGGGCAGGAGCGGGTAGAAGTGGAGGAGGATGGACAGCTGAAGTCCGTCACAATCAATG GTATCCCAGACGACCTGGCCCTGGGCTTGGAGCTGAGCCGCCGTGAGCAGCAGCAGTCTGTCACCTCCAGGTCAGGGGCCACGCAGGTCCGGCAGACCCCTGTGTCACGACCCCCCGACGGCAGCCTCTCTGAGGAGGACGAGGACCTGCAGCTTGCCATGGCTTACAGCCTGTCAGAGATGGAGGCAGCTGGGAAGAAACCGGCAG ATGTGTTCTGA
- the DNAJB2 gene encoding dnaJ homolog subfamily B member 2 isoform X2: MASYYEILDVPRSASADDIKKAYRKKALQWHPDKNPDNKEFAEKKFKEVAEAYEVLSDKHKREIYDLYGREGLTGAGTGPSRAEAGSGGPGFTFTFRSPEEVFREFFGSGDPFAELFDFSSSSFSFSPGAGAFRSISTSTTFVQGRRITTRRIMENGQERVEVEEDGQLKSVTINGIPDDLALGLELSRREQQQSVTSRSGATQVRQTPVSRPPDGSLSEEDEDLQLAMAYSLSEMEAAGKKPAGGRGAQRRRQGQPKAQNHDPGVREPHEGARGDTAKPSPSPEEKAARCLIL; this comes from the exons ATGGCATCCTACTACGAGATCCTAGACGTACCGCGAAGTGCGTCCGCTGATGACATCAAAAAGGC GTATAGGAAGAAGGCATTACAGTGGCACCCAGACAAGAACCCAGATAATAAAGAGTTTGCTGAGAAGAAATTCAAGGAGGTGGCCGAGGCGTATGAAGTGCTGTCCGACA AGCATAAGCGTGAGATCTACGACCTCTATGGCCGGGAAGGGCTGACTGGGGCAG GAACTGGCCCGTCTCGTGCAGAAGCTGGTAGTGGCGGGCCTGGTTTCACCTTCACCTTCCGCAGCCCAGAGGAGGTCTTCCGGGAGTTCTTCGGGAGCGGAGACCCTTTTGCAGAGCTCTTTG ATTTCTCCTCCTCGTCTTTCTCCTTCAGTCCTGGGGCTGGTGCTTTTCGTTCCATCTCTACATCCACCACCTTTGTCCAAGGACGCCGCATCACCACACGCAG GATCATGGAGAACGGGCAGGAGCGGGTAGAAGTGGAGGAGGATGGACAGCTGAAGTCCGTCACAATCAATG GTATCCCAGACGACCTGGCCCTGGGCTTGGAGCTGAGCCGCCGTGAGCAGCAGCAGTCTGTCACCTCCAGGTCAGGGGCCACGCAGGTCCGGCAGACCCCTGTGTCACGACCCCCCGACGGCAGCCTCTCTGAGGAGGACGAGGACCTGCAGCTTGCCATGGCTTACAGCCTGTCAGAGATGGAGGCAGCTGGGAAGAAACCGGCAGGTGGGCGGGGGGCACAGCGACGACGGCAGGGGCAGCCCAAGGCCCAGAACCACGATCCGGGAGTGCGGGAGCCCCATGAGGGTGCAAGGGGTGACACAGCCAAACCCAGCCCCTCTCCGGAGGAGAAGGCCGCTCGCTGCCTCATCCTCTGA